From one Streptomyces sp. R41 genomic stretch:
- a CDS encoding ferritin-like domain-containing protein, translating to MLSAKSLFQEILDNDESFRLFCSIAASGESQGGWENARIAALVPQSERGLAPKIARHGADEDKHGRIFNALMKKRGLEPVEVPSDTDYTMLLERHGIGLAHEKLKGDQPLTVQDIVAYLAHSRVTEQRASEQMELLRKHFADHPDVGRAVKMISNDEDNHLAYCHEELLRFACAGHGRAIQRTLRECAHAEIRIYRDVSLAVMAHMGRILGWPRAKTATLAAGIHAVHAYERAVGWRRMVSLKMPERRDALGGPAAAAPEFA from the coding sequence ATGCTTTCGGCGAAGAGTCTGTTCCAGGAGATCCTGGACAACGACGAGTCGTTCCGGCTGTTCTGCTCCATCGCCGCCAGTGGGGAGTCGCAAGGGGGCTGGGAGAACGCCCGGATCGCGGCGCTCGTTCCGCAGAGCGAGCGCGGGCTCGCGCCCAAGATCGCCCGGCACGGCGCCGACGAGGACAAACACGGGCGGATCTTCAACGCCCTTATGAAGAAGCGCGGCCTCGAACCCGTCGAGGTTCCCTCCGACACCGACTACACCATGCTCCTGGAGCGGCACGGCATCGGCCTCGCGCACGAGAAGCTCAAGGGCGATCAGCCGCTCACCGTGCAGGACATCGTCGCGTATCTCGCCCACAGCCGGGTCACCGAGCAGCGCGCCTCCGAGCAGATGGAGCTGCTGCGCAAGCACTTCGCGGACCACCCGGATGTCGGCCGCGCGGTGAAGATGATCTCCAACGACGAGGACAACCACCTCGCCTACTGCCACGAGGAGCTGCTGCGTTTCGCGTGCGCCGGACACGGCCGCGCCATCCAGCGGACGCTGCGCGAGTGCGCGCACGCCGAGATCCGCATCTACCGGGATGTCAGTCTCGCCGTGATGGCCCACATGGGGCGCATCCTGGGCTGGCCCAGGGCCAAGACGGCGACGCTCGCCGCCGGCATCCACGCCGTCCACGCCTACGAGCGGGCCGTCGGCTGGCGCCGGATGGTCTCCCTGAAGATGCCCGAACGGCGCGACGCACTGGGCGGGCCGGCGGCGGCCGCTCCCGAGTTCGCGTGA